A window of Paremcibacter congregatus contains these coding sequences:
- the cas1 gene encoding type II CRISPR-associated endonuclease Cas1, whose amino-acid sequence MAWRTILIQNPAKLRLVKGQLQLENEGGKHSLPLEDIIALVLESPQISLNASLLSYAQDQGVAIITCDKSHMPNGVMLPFHAHSRQSRVAYIQQSCTKALKKRLWQRVIQAKIINQAVCLQGAGGEVKRLITLANQVKSGDPDNLEAQAARYYWTRLMGKSFKRGNNDLVNAALNYGYAIIRAYVARSQVAYGLMPTFGLHHANELNSFNLTDDLMEVLRPFVDHYVFEMQAEGLFREGESLPIECRQHLAGAGAWLCDLEGETHSLANTCDKMAAGLVCAMENNSPALLPLTEFKIGKLG is encoded by the coding sequence TGGCGCACAATTCTCATCCAGAACCCTGCAAAACTTAGGCTGGTCAAAGGCCAATTACAACTTGAGAACGAAGGTGGTAAGCACAGTTTGCCATTGGAAGATATCATTGCCCTAGTGCTTGAATCACCGCAAATCAGTCTGAATGCCAGTTTGTTATCATATGCGCAAGACCAAGGGGTAGCGATCATAACTTGCGATAAAAGCCATATGCCAAATGGTGTGATGCTGCCCTTTCATGCGCATAGTCGTCAAAGCCGTGTTGCGTATATTCAACAGTCCTGCACAAAAGCGCTTAAAAAAAGATTGTGGCAAAGGGTGATACAGGCAAAAATTATCAATCAAGCTGTCTGCCTACAAGGGGCAGGTGGTGAGGTCAAGCGCCTTATAACGCTGGCAAATCAAGTAAAGTCGGGTGATCCTGATAATCTTGAGGCTCAAGCCGCCCGTTATTATTGGACAAGATTAATGGGCAAAAGTTTTAAAAGAGGCAATAACGACCTTGTTAATGCTGCTTTGAATTATGGTTATGCAATCATACGGGCCTATGTGGCACGATCACAGGTTGCTTATGGTCTAATGCCGACCTTTGGCTTGCATCATGCCAATGAATTGAATTCTTTCAATCTGACAGATGACCTGATGGAGGTTTTACGGCCTTTTGTTGATCACTATGTTTTTGAGATGCAAGCTGAAGGTTTGTTCAGGGAAGGGGAGAGTTTGCCTATTGAATGCCGTCAGCATCTAGCCGGTGCAGGGGCATGGTTATGTGATTTAGAAGGTGAAACCCATAGTCTGGCAAACACGTGTGATAAAATGGCGGCTGGGTTAGTTTGCGCAATGGAGAATAACAGCCCCGCATTATTGCCTCTCACTGAGTTCAAAATTGGTAAATTAGGATGA
- the cas2 gene encoding CRISPR-associated endonuclease Cas2, translated as MWLFVFYDLPTSTKPERKTASRFRNYLLKDGYMMIQYSVYARICNGQDRVEKHLRRLDGILPSDGSVRVLKITDKQYERMKILVGTHKNNEKTKTEQLVLF; from the coding sequence ATGTGGCTATTTGTTTTTTATGATTTACCCACTTCTACGAAACCAGAACGTAAAACAGCCTCGCGCTTTAGAAATTATCTTCTAAAAGATGGTTATATGATGATACAATACTCAGTCTATGCACGTATTTGCAACGGTCAGGATCGGGTTGAAAAACATTTGCGGCGCTTAGACGGCATTTTACCCTCAGACGGGAGTGTAAGAGTGTTAAAAATAACAGATAAGCAGTATGAGAGGATGAAAATTCTTGTTGGAACGCATAAAAATAATGAAAAAACAAAGACCGAACAACTTGTTTTATTTTAA